The sequence ACCGTCGCCTCGGCCTCGACGCTCGACAAGAGCGTCAAGGGCAAGGCCGGCTCGAACGTCGCCGCGGCGCAGGAAGTTGGCAAGCGCGTTGCCGAGGCGGCCAAGGCTGCCGGCGTGACGCAGGTCGTCTTCGACCGTGGCGGCTTCCTCTATCATGGCCGCGTCAAGGCGCTGGCCGATGCCGCTCGTGAGAGCGGACTGGAGTTCTAAGATGGCGGACGAAATCAACACGACCGAAGCTCCGGTCGAGGCGCAGGACGCCGGCGCACCCGAGGGCCGTGGCCCGCGTGGCGGCCGTGGACGCGGCCCCGGCGGCGGCAACAACCGTGGCGGCCGTGACGGCAACCGCGGCCGTCGCGACGACCGTCGCGGCGCGCAGGACGATGGCGGCGAAGAGCTGATCGAGAAGCTGGTCCACATCAACCGCGTCTCGAAGACGGTGAAGGGCGGCAAGCGCTTCGGCTTCGCGGCACTCGTCGTGGTCGGCGACGGCAAGGGCCGTGTCGGCTTCGGTCATGGCAAGGCGCGCGAAGTGCCGGAAGCCATTTCGAAGGCGACCGCTTCGGCGAAGAAGGCGATGGTCCGCATTCCGCTCAAGGAAGGCCGCACCCTGCATCATGACGGCAACGGTCACTTCGGCGCAGGCCGCGTGACGGTTCGCTCGGCTCCGGCCGGCACCGGCATCATCGCGGGTGGCCCGATGCGCGCCATCTTCGAATCGCTGGGCGTCGCGGACGTCGTCACCAAGTCGGTCGGCACGTCGAACCCCTACAACATGATCCGCGCCACCTTCGAGGCGCTGAACGAGCAGACTTCGCCGAAGTCGGTCGCTCAGCGGCGCGGCAAGAAGATCGCCGACCTGCTCGGCCGCGGTGGTTCGCAGACCGCCGAGGCGGATGCGGCCGCGATCGCGGAGTAAGCGACAATGGCTACCATCAAGATCAAGCAGACCGGTTCGCCGATCCGCCGCACCAAGGATCAGCGCGCGACGCTGATCGGCCTCGGCCTGAACAAGATGCATCGCGTCAGCGAGCTTCAGGACAGCCCCGAGGTTCGCGGCATGATCCGCAAGGTTCAGCACATGGTCGAGATCCAGGACTAAGTCCCGCTCTCAACCTAGACAGGCGAAGGGGAGGGGGCTAAGCGGCCCCCTTTCCAATTTCACCAGCGCGACAAAAGCGAAAGCGAGTGCACGACATGAAGATCAACGAACTCAAGGACAATGAAGGCGCCCGCAAGGGCCGGATGCGCGTCGGACGCGGCATCGGTTCGGGCAAGGGCAAGACCGCCGGCCGTGGCCAGAAGGGTCAGAAGAGCCGTGAAGGCGTTTCGATCAACGGCTTCGAGGGCGGTCAGATGCCGCTCCACATGCGCATCCCGAAGCGCGGCTTCAACAATATCTTCGCCAAGGATTATTCCGAGGTGAACCTGGGCGCGATCCAGAAGGCGGTCGATGCCGGCAAGCTCGACGCCAAGGCGACCATCGACCAGGCGGCGCTCAACGCGGCCGGCCTGACTCGCGGCGGCAAGGACGGCGTGCGCCTGCTCGCCAAGGGCGAGTTCTCGGCCAAGCTGAACTTCACCGTCGCCGGCGCCTCAAAGACCGCCAAGGAAGCGGTCGAGAAGGCGGGCGGTTCGGTGAACATCCCCGAGATCGTTCCCGCCGCCGAAAAGGCCAAGGCCAAGCACCGTT is a genomic window of Sphingomonas sp. containing:
- the rplR gene encoding 50S ribosomal protein L18, with the translated sequence MSTKGLSLFDKRRRRNRTALRARSGGRPRLSVHRSGKHIYAQVIDDAAGKTVASASTLDKSVKGKAGSNVAAAQEVGKRVAEAAKAAGVTQVVFDRGGFLYHGRVKALADAARESGLEF
- the rpsE gene encoding 30S ribosomal protein S5, producing MADEINTTEAPVEAQDAGAPEGRGPRGGRGRGPGGGNNRGGRDGNRGRRDDRRGAQDDGGEELIEKLVHINRVSKTVKGGKRFGFAALVVVGDGKGRVGFGHGKAREVPEAISKATASAKKAMVRIPLKEGRTLHHDGNGHFGAGRVTVRSAPAGTGIIAGGPMRAIFESLGVADVVTKSVGTSNPYNMIRATFEALNEQTSPKSVAQRRGKKIADLLGRGGSQTAEADAAAIAE
- the rpmD gene encoding 50S ribosomal protein L30; translated protein: MATIKIKQTGSPIRRTKDQRATLIGLGLNKMHRVSELQDSPEVRGMIRKVQHMVEIQD
- the rplO gene encoding 50S ribosomal protein L15; the protein is MKINELKDNEGARKGRMRVGRGIGSGKGKTAGRGQKGQKSREGVSINGFEGGQMPLHMRIPKRGFNNIFAKDYSEVNLGAIQKAVDAGKLDAKATIDQAALNAAGLTRGGKDGVRLLAKGEFSAKLNFTVAGASKTAKEAVEKAGGSVNIPEIVPAAEKAKAKHRSVQKVIAAKKAGGKAA